A single Thermoanaerobacterium sp. RBIITD DNA region contains:
- a CDS encoding prephenate dehydrogenase encodes MIKKVSIIGLGLIGGSLAKAIKEYTNIKIIGVDIDENYIHEAIREGIIDKGIKNIQSTLDADVVFICSPVGEIINCIKNVIPYLKDGCIITDVGSTKKSIMDMIDKVLTQNTYFIGGHPMTGSEKSGFYASDVNLFKDNSYFIVPHKNTPTEIVNMFIDDIIKKIGAKPVIIDDVLHDKITGIISHVPHILSATLTNFAYKEDLHAIKFAAGGFKDTTRISMSQTEMWKDIVISNKDIIRELLVNYEKMLNEFISFIDSNDIQSICRFFDTAREIRKSISL; translated from the coding sequence ATGATTAAAAAAGTGTCAATAATTGGGCTTGGACTTATAGGAGGTTCGCTGGCAAAAGCAATCAAAGAATATACAAATATTAAAATAATCGGTGTTGATATAGATGAAAATTATATTCATGAAGCAATTAGAGAAGGCATAATAGATAAAGGAATTAAAAATATTCAATCAACTTTAGACGCAGATGTTGTTTTTATCTGTTCACCTGTTGGTGAAATAATAAACTGTATAAAAAATGTAATTCCTTACTTGAAAGATGGATGTATTATTACCGATGTCGGAAGTACTAAAAAGTCTATAATGGATATGATTGATAAAGTATTAACGCAGAACACTTATTTTATTGGTGGACATCCAATGACTGGTTCTGAAAAGTCTGGCTTTTATGCAAGTGATGTTAATCTTTTTAAAGACAACAGCTATTTTATAGTGCCACATAAAAACACTCCTACAGAGATTGTAAATATGTTTATTGATGATATAATTAAAAAAATAGGTGCCAAGCCTGTTATTATTGACGATGTCTTACATGACAAAATAACAGGGATTATTAGTCATGTTCCACATATACTATCTGCGACATTGACTAATTTTGCATATAAAGAAGATTTGCATGCAATAAAATTTGCCGCAGGCGGATTTAAAGATACAACAAGGATTTCTATGTCTCAGACAGAGATGTGGAAAGATATAGTTATTAGCAATAAAGATATAATAAGGGAACTTCTTGTAAATTATGAAAAAATGCTTAATGAATTTATTTCATTCATTGATAGCAATGATATCCAATCAATATGTAGATTTTTCGATACAGCAAGGGAAATTCGAAAGAGCATATCTCTTTAA
- the aroF gene encoding 3-deoxy-7-phosphoheptulonate synthase encodes MVIVMKPNATEKQISDVSNLLSSLDLGAHISKGEERVVIGVIGDKKKLHDKPIELMDGVEKVVPIVESYKLASRTFNPVSTVIDVDGVLIGDKNIVIMAGPCAVESREQLFESAEAVKKSGAKFLRGGAYKPRTSPYSFQGLEEEGLKMLYEAKRYTGLKIVTEVMDIHSIDVVSKYADVLQIGARNMQNFSLLREIGRSDMPVLLKRGIAATIEEWLNAAEYILSEGNENVVLCERGIRTFETYTRNTLDLSAVPVIKKLSHLPIIVDPSHGTGKSFLVNSMAKAAIAAGADGLIIEVHPDPQNALSDGAQSLTPMEFDMLTKEILSIANAIGRDFE; translated from the coding sequence ATGGTAATTGTAATGAAACCAAATGCTACAGAAAAGCAAATTTCTGATGTGTCAAATCTTTTGTCATCTCTTGATCTTGGAGCACACATTTCTAAAGGTGAAGAGCGAGTTGTAATAGGCGTTATTGGAGATAAGAAAAAACTTCATGATAAACCTATCGAATTAATGGATGGTGTAGAAAAAGTTGTACCTATAGTAGAATCATACAAACTTGCAAGTCGTACATTTAACCCTGTATCAACTGTTATTGATGTCGATGGCGTTTTAATTGGAGATAAAAATATAGTTATTATGGCAGGTCCATGTGCGGTTGAAAGCAGAGAGCAGCTTTTTGAAAGTGCAGAAGCGGTGAAAAAGTCAGGAGCAAAGTTTTTAAGAGGCGGTGCATATAAACCGAGGACGTCTCCATATTCTTTTCAAGGGCTTGAAGAAGAAGGTCTTAAAATGCTTTATGAAGCAAAAAGATATACTGGTCTTAAAATTGTAACTGAAGTAATGGATATACATTCAATAGATGTTGTTTCAAAATATGCAGACGTACTTCAGATAGGTGCAAGGAATATGCAGAATTTCTCATTGCTTAGAGAAATTGGTAGGTCTGATATGCCTGTTCTTTTAAAGAGAGGTATTGCAGCAACTATTGAAGAATGGTTAAATGCTGCTGAATATATTTTAAGTGAAGGTAATGAAAATGTGGTACTTTGTGAAAGAGGTATAAGGACATTTGAAACATACACAAGGAATACTTTAGACCTAAGTGCAGTTCCTGTAATTAAAAAACTGAGCCATTTACCGATAATAGTAGATCCAAGTCATGGAACCGGAAAATCGTTTCTTGTAAATTCAATGGCAAAAGCCGCAATAGCTGCTGGTGCCGATGGTCTTATCATTGAAGTGCATCCAGATCCCCAAAATGCTTTATCAGATGGTGCTCAATCACTTACACCAATGGAATTTGACATGTTGACTAAGGAAATCTTATCTATTGCTAATGCTATAGGACGTGATTTTGAATGA
- the pheA gene encoding prephenate dehydratase produces the protein MNIYYLGPKGTFSEQALLTYIKGKEGYCVEEVKTIPDIIMRISNNIGDEALVPIENSIEGSVNVTLDMLINDAEGLKIKDEIVLPISHCLIADKMIDFNDIKSIISHPQALAQCRKYIKDNFPQANIINSDSTAKAVAEIKHKYDAAAIGNARAAEIYDAKIIDKDIQDIKNNFTRFIVLAHKDSMYTGYDKTSLVFSVPNEPGSLYRILEVFANENINMTKIESRPSRRKIGEYVFWVDIEGHRCDNHIIKVLNVLNGKTDFLKILGSYPKYK, from the coding sequence ATGAACATATATTATCTCGGCCCTAAAGGTACATTTTCTGAGCAGGCTCTTTTGACATATATAAAAGGGAAAGAAGGCTATTGCGTCGAAGAGGTAAAAACCATACCCGATATTATTATGCGTATTAGCAACAATATAGGCGATGAAGCTTTAGTTCCTATAGAGAATTCTATAGAAGGTTCTGTAAATGTGACATTGGATATGCTTATTAACGATGCTGAAGGTTTGAAAATAAAAGATGAAATAGTACTGCCAATTTCCCATTGTCTTATTGCGGACAAAATGATTGATTTTAATGATATAAAATCAATCATTTCACATCCGCAGGCATTGGCACAATGTCGAAAATATATTAAAGACAATTTTCCGCAAGCAAATATTATAAATTCTGACAGTACAGCAAAAGCAGTTGCTGAGATAAAGCACAAATACGATGCGGCTGCCATTGGAAATGCGAGAGCGGCTGAAATATATGATGCAAAAATAATAGATAAAGATATACAAGACATAAAGAATAATTTTACACGATTTATTGTACTTGCACATAAAGATTCTATGTATACAGGTTACGATAAAACATCATTAGTTTTTTCAGTACCAAATGAACCGGGAAGCTTATATAGAATACTTGAAGTTTTTGCAAATGAGAACATAAACATGACTAAGATAGAGTCTAGACCATCAAGAAGAAAAATTGGAGAATATGTTTTTTGGGTTGACATTGAAGGCCATAGGTGCGATAATCATATTATCAAAGTTTTAAATGTATTAAATGGTAAAACGGATTTTTTGAAAATATTAGGATCATATCCCAAATATAAGTAA
- a CDS encoding AMP-binding protein: MINMTLGQYLDHIASKYPDQDALVVSGKLRYSYKTLKNIANRLAKGLLKIGLKKGDHVAIWASNVPEWIITLFATAKIGCPLVPVNTEYKDSEVEYILKQSDSKAIILIDGYKKLNYVKTIYDLMPNLKRSQKDNFHSEKFPNLNYIINIGKNIYPGMYNFDEILEIGNMQDDNIVYEIQNSLKPDEVIDIQYTSGTTGFPKGAMLTHYGLLNNGDAIATRMKFTTNDKLCITVPLFHCFGYTLSVMACLSKGTTMVLVDHFNPLTVMEVLDKEKCTAVHGVPTMFITMLNHQDFNKFDFSNMRTGIMAGSVCPIKVMKAVVEKMNMREITSVYGLTEASPGITQTSVDDSLEDRVSTVGYVFPEIEMKVVDPKTGDELPIGVEGEIIARGYNIMKGYYKMKEETEKVIEPDGWLHTGDIGKIDERGYLRITGRLKDMIIRGGENISPTEIEECLYHHPGVKDVQIIGVPDEKYGEEIMAYVIPKEGYHLAEDDIIEYAKQKLARFKIPKYVKIISEFPTTTSGKVQKYRLREMAISELNFS, from the coding sequence ATGATTAATATGACGTTAGGGCAATACCTTGACCATATTGCAAGCAAATATCCAGATCAGGATGCCCTTGTTGTATCAGGTAAATTAAGATATTCTTACAAAACACTAAAAAATATTGCAAATAGATTAGCAAAAGGTCTTCTGAAAATAGGTTTAAAAAAAGGTGACCATGTAGCTATATGGGCATCTAACGTACCAGAATGGATAATAACACTTTTTGCAACTGCAAAAATTGGTTGTCCTCTCGTTCCAGTGAATACAGAATATAAGGACAGCGAAGTGGAATATATTCTTAAGCAATCAGACTCTAAAGCTATTATATTAATAGATGGATATAAAAAATTAAATTATGTTAAAACAATCTATGATTTAATGCCTAATCTTAAGAGATCTCAAAAGGATAATTTTCATTCTGAAAAATTTCCTAATCTTAATTATATAATAAATATCGGTAAGAATATATATCCCGGAATGTATAATTTTGATGAAATATTAGAAATTGGCAATATGCAAGATGATAATATAGTCTATGAAATACAAAACTCTTTAAAACCCGATGAAGTAATTGACATTCAATATACATCAGGAACAACAGGCTTTCCTAAGGGTGCGATGCTTACACACTATGGGCTTTTAAATAATGGTGATGCCATAGCAACACGAATGAAGTTTACAACAAATGATAAACTTTGTATTACTGTACCGCTTTTTCACTGTTTCGGATATACTCTTTCAGTAATGGCGTGCCTATCAAAAGGAACGACAATGGTATTAGTTGATCATTTTAACCCATTAACAGTTATGGAAGTTTTGGATAAGGAAAAGTGTACTGCAGTACACGGTGTTCCCACTATGTTTATAACCATGCTTAACCATCAAGATTTCAATAAATTTGATTTTTCAAATATGCGTACAGGTATCATGGCAGGCTCTGTATGTCCTATAAAAGTTATGAAAGCCGTTGTAGAAAAGATGAACATGAGAGAAATTACCAGTGTATATGGGTTAACGGAGGCATCGCCGGGTATAACACAGACAAGTGTTGATGATTCTTTAGAAGATAGGGTTTCGACAGTTGGATATGTTTTTCCAGAAATTGAGATGAAGGTCGTTGATCCCAAAACTGGAGATGAATTACCTATAGGTGTTGAAGGAGAAATTATAGCTCGAGGTTATAACATAATGAAAGGTTACTACAAAATGAAAGAAGAAACAGAAAAAGTAATAGAACCTGATGGTTGGCTCCATACAGGTGATATTGGAAAAATTGACGAAAGAGGATATTTGAGAATTACAGGCAGATTAAAAGATATGATCATAAGAGGTGGTGAAAATATTTCTCCGACAGAAATCGAAGAATGTTTATACCACCATCCTGGTGTTAAAGATGTACAGATTATAGGTGTACCCGATGAGAAATACGGTGAGGAAATAATGGCATATGTGATACCAAAGGAAGGCTATCATTTAGCGGAAGATGACATTATAGAATATGCAAAACAAAAATTAGCGAGATTCAAAATACCAAAGTATGTGAAGATAATAAGTGAATTTCCTACGACAACAAGTGGTAAGGTGCAGAAATATCGCTTAAGAGAAATGGCTATTTCTGAATTAAATTTTTCTTGA
- a CDS encoding SpoVR family protein — translation MEYTIKELEEWNKKIEKIANDEGLNYYPQEFEIISYDDMIAYEAYVGMPSRYPHWSFGKSYERIKSLYRYNLTGLPYEMVINSDPCIAYLVKDNTLLLQILTMAHVYGHNDFFKNNRLFRIGTNASYTVEMFKNHGSRIRSYINDPSIGYENVEKILNAAHALRYQISRAIGEKRISDEELKKRLIEDYKEKTSKHSLIEPKIQLEPPDLSKIPLQPEDDLLYFIIKYSDLSEWEKDILETVREETEYFIPQIETKIMNEGWASFWHYRILNRLELPTNLHLEFIKRHNDVVAPVSGSINPYYLGFEIYKDLEKKHGVKKLFEVRLLDRDQTFIRRYLTEELCNKLNLFEYGKFGNDYIITEVPDKEGFEKIRNTLSDSAGMGMIPYIRVIDMSKKDKTLTLEHVFDGRELNVKYAEETLKYAVELWGHRVILKTNINGKSSDIICDEEKNISYA, via the coding sequence ATGGAGTATACAATTAAAGAGCTTGAAGAATGGAATAAAAAAATTGAAAAAATAGCAAATGATGAAGGGCTCAATTATTATCCACAAGAGTTTGAGATAATAAGTTACGATGATATGATTGCATATGAAGCATATGTGGGAATGCCTTCAAGGTATCCCCACTGGAGTTTTGGCAAATCATATGAAAGGATTAAATCGCTTTATAGATACAATCTAACAGGTCTTCCTTATGAAATGGTAATAAATTCTGATCCATGTATAGCATACCTTGTCAAAGATAATACGTTGCTTCTTCAAATTTTAACTATGGCACATGTATATGGGCATAACGATTTTTTTAAGAATAACAGACTATTTAGGATAGGTACAAATGCATCATATACTGTTGAAATGTTTAAGAACCATGGTAGCCGAATAAGGAGCTATATTAATGATCCAAGCATAGGTTATGAAAATGTGGAAAAGATTTTAAATGCTGCACATGCATTAAGATATCAAATATCAAGAGCAATCGGTGAAAAAAGAATAAGCGATGAAGAACTCAAAAAAAGATTAATTGAAGATTACAAAGAAAAAACATCAAAGCATAGCCTTATTGAACCAAAGATACAATTGGAACCACCTGATCTAAGTAAAATACCACTTCAACCAGAGGATGATTTGTTATACTTTATAATAAAATATTCTGATTTATCAGAATGGGAAAAAGATATATTGGAAACAGTTCGTGAGGAGACGGAATATTTCATACCACAAATAGAAACAAAAATAATGAATGAAGGTTGGGCAAGTTTTTGGCACTATAGAATCTTAAATAGACTTGAATTACCAACAAATTTACACCTTGAATTTATTAAAAGGCATAATGATGTTGTTGCACCCGTAAGTGGAAGTATCAACCCTTATTATCTAGGCTTTGAAATATATAAAGATTTAGAAAAAAAACATGGCGTTAAAAAATTATTTGAAGTAAGGCTTCTCGATAGAGATCAAACATTTATAAGAAGGTACCTCACTGAAGAATTATGCAATAAATTAAATTTATTTGAATATGGGAAATTCGGAAATGACTATATTATAACGGAAGTACCTGATAAAGAGGGGTTTGAGAAAATAAGAAATACATTGAGCGATTCAGCAGGAATGGGAATGATACCTTATATAAGAGTAATTGATATGTCTAAAAAAGATAAAACATTGACATTGGAACATGTTTTTGATGGTAGAGAGTTAAATGTAAAATATGCTGAGGAAACTTTAAAATACGCGGTTGAATTATGGGGACACAGAGTAATATTAAAAACAAATATTAATGGGAAATCTTCCGATATAATATGTGATGAAGAAAAAAATATTTCATACGCATAA
- the yhbH gene encoding sporulation protein YhbH: MAIFREFNPIEHDRAVEDRRRHRQLVEESIKKNLVDIISEESIIGQSKDKKIKIPIRGLKEYQFIYGRNIPSIGSGDGTEKRGDKIGSVGENGQGKGNLGAGNEEGEDIYETDVTIEDLIYFLFEDLNLPYLDRKKFSEILSENSNKRSGYQRNGIPPRLAKKRTVLEKLKRKQSMKRALKEADLDEKIQRFPFKNDDLRFYRIKESKRRESNAVVICIMDTSASMDQTKKYLARSFFFLLYQFLRMRYLNVEIVFVAHSTVAKEVDENEFFHKVESGGTYISSGYNKALEIIEQRYSPKFWNIYAFHLSDGDNWNEDDVKAIEMAKKLCEVCNLFGYGEIMPRFYSSTIKKKYLEQIKYRNFVIATIERKEDLWPSLKSMLQKDLKDA, from the coding sequence ATGGCAATTTTTAGGGAATTCAATCCAATAGAACATGATAGGGCTGTTGAAGATAGAAGAAGACACCGTCAGCTTGTGGAAGAATCAATCAAAAAAAATCTTGTTGATATAATATCAGAAGAAAGCATAATAGGGCAAAGCAAGGACAAAAAGATAAAAATACCGATAAGAGGGCTTAAAGAATATCAATTTATTTATGGGCGAAATATCCCCAGTATTGGAAGTGGTGATGGTACTGAAAAAAGAGGAGATAAGATAGGAAGTGTTGGTGAAAATGGTCAAGGAAAGGGTAATTTAGGCGCTGGCAATGAAGAAGGAGAAGATATTTATGAAACTGACGTTACAATAGAGGATTTGATATATTTCCTTTTCGAAGACCTAAACCTTCCATATCTTGATAGAAAAAAGTTTTCTGAAATTTTGTCAGAGAACTCCAATAAGAGGTCAGGATATCAAAGAAATGGAATACCTCCAAGACTTGCAAAGAAGAGAACAGTTTTAGAGAAATTAAAAAGAAAACAGTCTATGAAAAGAGCCTTAAAAGAAGCAGATTTGGATGAGAAGATACAGAGATTTCCATTCAAAAATGATGATTTAAGATTTTATCGGATAAAAGAATCTAAGAGGCGAGAGTCTAATGCAGTTGTTATTTGCATCATGGATACATCCGCGTCGATGGACCAAACAAAGAAATACCTTGCAAGGTCTTTCTTTTTCCTTCTTTATCAATTTTTAAGAATGCGTTATTTGAATGTGGAAATAGTATTTGTTGCACATTCGACAGTTGCAAAAGAAGTAGATGAAAATGAATTTTTTCATAAAGTTGAATCAGGAGGAACTTATATTTCTAGTGGATATAACAAAGCCTTAGAAATTATAGAGCAACGGTATAGTCCAAAATTCTGGAATATTTATGCTTTTCATTTAAGTGATGGTGATAACTGGAATGAAGATGATGTAAAGGCAATAGAAATGGCCAAAAAGCTTTGTGAAGTATGTAACCTTTTCGGCTATGGAGAAATAATGCCAAGGTTTTATTCTAGTACTATAAAGAAAAAGTATTTAGAACAAATAAAATATAGAAATTTTGTAATTGCTACTATAGAACGCAAAGAGGATTTATGGCCGTCGCTCAAATCAATGCTTCAAAAAGATTTAAAGGATGCGTGA
- a CDS encoding PrkA family serine protein kinase, whose protein sequence is MKFEELIKKDRENKKVYDFEGTFLDYLDIVKKNPEVAKLAHKRLYDIIIEKGFEVLKPEENPRIRRLYGNETIKKYNFFKDDFYGIDKTIMKLVNYFYAAAMKGEESRQVLYLVGPVGSGKSSIMEALKKALENSEPIYALKDCPLREEPLHLVPKHLRKEFEEELGVEIEGDLCPICRYRLKNEYHGEYEKFPVVSTDFSIRSRKGIGVVPPVDPNNQDTSVLIGSVDISKMDLYSEDDPRVFSLNGAFDVGNRGIVEFIEVFKNDVEYLHTIITATQEKSIPSPGKGSMIYFDGVILAHSNEAEWNKFKSDHTNEAILDRIVKIEVPYCLELNEEIKIYEKILKKSNFKAHIAPHTIEVAAMFAILSRLLPSNKVDPLTKMKIYNGEEIVEKGTTKKIDIMELREEAGLREGMSGISTRFIIKAIDNALSNSEYDCINPLSVMENMIKSVKELDISDDEKKKYLAFLQDTIRKEYNKMLEKEITKAFIMSYKEQAESLFNNYLDHAEAYVNKTRIKDRATGEQLEPDEKFMRSIEEQIGITESSAKGFRLDVTSYMFYLIRNGGKIDYTAYEPLKEAIEKKLTASVKELSRIITKSKVRDKDQDEKYNAMVKEMKANGYCDYCCDVVLKYAANNLWKD, encoded by the coding sequence ATGAAGTTTGAGGAGTTGATAAAGAAAGATAGAGAGAATAAAAAGGTATATGATTTTGAAGGTACGTTTTTGGATTACCTTGATATAGTTAAAAAAAATCCCGAAGTAGCTAAGCTTGCTCATAAAAGATTGTATGACATAATTATCGAAAAGGGATTTGAAGTTCTAAAGCCAGAAGAAAATCCTCGCATAAGAAGGCTTTATGGAAATGAAACAATTAAAAAGTATAATTTTTTTAAAGATGATTTTTATGGTATTGATAAGACTATAATGAAGCTTGTGAACTATTTTTATGCTGCTGCTATGAAGGGTGAAGAGTCTAGACAAGTATTGTATCTTGTTGGACCTGTTGGTTCAGGTAAATCTTCAATTATGGAAGCACTTAAAAAAGCACTTGAAAATAGTGAACCAATATATGCATTAAAAGACTGTCCACTTAGAGAAGAGCCATTGCATCTTGTTCCTAAGCATTTGAGAAAAGAATTTGAGGAAGAACTTGGTGTAGAAATTGAAGGAGATCTGTGCCCTATATGCAGATACAGGCTTAAAAATGAATATCATGGTGAATACGAAAAATTTCCTGTAGTTTCAACAGATTTTTCTATAAGATCAAGAAAAGGAATTGGCGTTGTACCACCTGTAGATCCAAATAACCAGGATACATCCGTTTTAATAGGAAGTGTAGACATTTCAAAGATGGATTTATATTCAGAAGATGATCCGCGTGTATTTTCACTTAATGGAGCATTCGACGTAGGAAATAGGGGAATAGTTGAATTTATAGAAGTATTTAAAAATGATGTAGAATACCTTCATACAATTATTACAGCAACACAAGAAAAGTCGATACCTTCACCTGGAAAAGGATCAATGATATATTTTGACGGCGTCATATTAGCACACTCAAATGAAGCAGAATGGAACAAATTTAAATCAGATCATACAAATGAGGCAATTCTCGATAGAATAGTAAAAATAGAAGTTCCCTATTGTCTTGAATTAAATGAAGAAATAAAAATATATGAAAAGATTTTGAAAAAGAGTAACTTTAAAGCACATATAGCACCACACACAATAGAAGTTGCAGCAATGTTTGCCATATTATCAAGACTATTACCATCAAATAAAGTGGATCCATTGACAAAAATGAAAATCTATAATGGAGAAGAAATAGTCGAAAAAGGAACAACGAAAAAGATTGACATCATGGAGCTGAGAGAAGAAGCAGGTTTAAGGGAAGGAATGTCAGGTATATCCACAAGATTTATAATAAAAGCTATTGATAATGCACTTTCAAATTCTGAATATGACTGTATCAATCCTTTAAGTGTTATGGAGAATATGATAAAATCTGTAAAAGAACTTGATATATCAGATGATGAAAAAAAGAAATATTTAGCATTTTTACAAGATACCATTCGTAAAGAATACAATAAAATGCTTGAAAAGGAAATTACAAAGGCATTTATCATGAGCTACAAAGAACAAGCTGAAAGCTTATTTAATAACTATCTTGACCATGCCGAAGCATATGTAAATAAAACGAGAATTAAAGATAGGGCAACAGGGGAACAGTTAGAACCAGACGAGAAATTTATGAGGTCTATAGAGGAGCAGATAGGTATAACAGAAAGCTCTGCAAAAGGTTTCAGACTAGATGTAACATCGTATATGTTCTATCTAATTAGAAACGGGGGCAAAATCGATTATACTGCATATGAACCATTGAAAGAGGCTATAGAAAAGAAATTAACAGCTTCTGTAAAAGAACTTTCAAGAATAATTACAAAATCAAAAGTCAGAGATAAAGATCAAGATGAAAAATATAATGCTATGGTCAAAGAGATGAAAGCAAATGGATATTGCGACTACTGCTGTGACGTTGTATTAAAATATGCTGCAAATAATCTTTGGAAGGATTGA
- the aroB gene encoding 3-dehydroquinate synthase, translated as MQIVNINLKEHSYPIYISKGMLNNLSCYIEKHLRSNKIFIITDSNVSNLYLNILEKSLELSGNNTFHTIIKAGEESKNLETIKELLEECYRHELLRDSTIIALGGGVVGDIAGFVAATYMRGIDFIQVPTTLLAQVDSSVGGKVGVNLKNGKNIAGAFHQPKAVFIDTGVIKTLNKREIRGGLSEIIKYGIIRDADLFNYIEYNLSEILNLNDDMISHLIKRSCEIKGEIVSIDEKENNLRAILNYGHTIGHAIEALTGYKKYIHGEAVAIGMVCAAKIALNRKYIDVSYYERIKSLLKASGLPINYGNLNKNDIVNLIKHDKKNRESKIKFILPKCPGKVDIFDVTEDEILNILN; from the coding sequence TTGCAAATCGTAAATATTAATTTGAAAGAACATTCATATCCTATATACATATCAAAGGGGATGCTAAATAACTTAAGCTGCTATATTGAAAAACATTTAAGGAGTAATAAAATTTTTATAATTACCGATTCCAATGTTTCCAATTTATATCTAAACATATTAGAAAAGTCATTGGAGCTTAGTGGTAATAATACTTTTCATACAATCATTAAGGCTGGTGAAGAGAGCAAAAATTTAGAAACGATCAAAGAACTGCTAGAAGAGTGTTATAGGCACGAACTTTTACGAGATAGCACAATAATAGCATTAGGTGGGGGAGTAGTAGGGGACATAGCAGGTTTTGTTGCTGCTACATATATGAGAGGCATAGATTTTATACAAGTTCCTACAACACTACTTGCACAAGTAGATAGCAGTGTCGGAGGGAAAGTAGGCGTAAACTTAAAAAATGGGAAAAATATAGCTGGTGCATTTCATCAACCGAAAGCAGTTTTTATAGACACAGGGGTGATTAAAACTTTAAATAAAAGAGAAATAAGAGGCGGTCTTTCAGAAATAATTAAATATGGTATTATTAGGGATGCAGATTTATTTAATTATATTGAATATAATCTTAGCGAAATACTTAATTTAAATGATGACATGATTTCACATTTGATTAAAAGGTCGTGTGAAATCAAAGGTGAAATAGTTTCAATTGATGAAAAAGAAAACAATCTACGGGCAATTTTGAATTATGGACATACGATTGGACATGCAATAGAGGCATTAACCGGATATAAAAAATATATACACGGAGAAGCTGTTGCAATAGGGATGGTTTGTGCAGCAAAAATTGCTTTAAATAGAAAGTATATTGATGTAAGTTACTATGAAAGAATTAAGTCACTCCTTAAAGCTTCCGGATTGCCAATTAATTATGGCAACTTAAATAAGAATGATATCGTTAATCTTATAAAACACGATAAGAAAAATCGTGAAAGTAAAATAAAATTTATATTGCCTAAATGTCCTGGTAAAGTCGATATTTTTGATGTTACAGAAGATGAGATATTAAATATTCTTAATTAA
- the sdaAA gene encoding L-serine ammonia-lyase, iron-sulfur-dependent, subunit alpha: MYQFNHGNELIELTKKYNLPISKVVLLFENEMTGKDKESIFNDMIKILEIMKRSVEKGLKDDVKSVSGLIGGDAKKLYDKIINNFTISGETVSKAVASAIAVSEVNASMGKIVAAPTAGSSGVIPGALITIGKKFGKSDEELAYALFTASGIGIIIAKNASLSGAESGCQAEVGSASAMAAAGLVELMGGTPEEAFNAASFAIMNLLGLVCDPVAGLVEIPCMTRNAIGTANALICADMALSGIKSFIPFDEVVDAMGKVGRMIPCALKETAEGGLAKTLTGIKFKNEFFKK; encoded by the coding sequence TTGTATCAATTTAACCATGGAAATGAGCTAATAGAACTCACAAAGAAGTATAATTTACCAATATCAAAAGTGGTTTTACTATTTGAAAATGAAATGACTGGAAAAGACAAAGAATCTATTTTTAATGATATGATTAAGATTCTTGAGATAATGAAAAGATCTGTTGAAAAGGGGCTTAAAGATGATGTGAAATCAGTAAGCGGCTTAATAGGCGGCGATGCAAAAAAACTGTATGATAAAATTATCAATAATTTTACAATATCAGGTGAAACAGTTTCGAAGGCTGTAGCATCAGCTATTGCAGTTTCCGAGGTCAATGCATCGATGGGTAAAATTGTAGCGGCACCTACAGCAGGCTCAAGTGGTGTGATACCCGGAGCTCTTATTACCATTGGAAAAAAATTTGGTAAAAGCGATGAGGAATTGGCATATGCTTTATTTACAGCCTCTGGTATAGGAATTATCATTGCTAAGAATGCTTCATTGTCAGGTGCTGAAAGTGGATGCCAAGCTGAAGTTGGTTCTGCATCTGCCATGGCAGCGGCTGGATTAGTTGAATTAATGGGTGGGACACCAGAAGAAGCGTTTAATGCTGCATCTTTTGCAATAATGAATTTACTCGGACTTGTGTGTGATCCCGTTGCTGGGCTTGTTGAAATACCTTGTATGACACGTAATGCTATAGGAACTGCAAATGCATTGATATGCGCAGATATGGCTTTATCAGGTATTAAAAGTTTTATACCCTTTGATGAAGTTGTTGATGCAATGGGAAAGGTTGGCAGGATGATTCCGTGTGCGTTAAAGGAAACTGCAGAAGGTGGACTTGCCAAAACGCTTACAGGGATAAAATTTAAAAATGAATTTTTTAAAAAATAG